The sequence gaataaaaagtaaaataataagaattattcttattcttaattaagttaataataagaacaatactaagaaataataataagaacaatactaagaaataataataagaacaatactagGAAATACCTGTCAGGGTGTCCACACGTGCGCCATAGGGAGCCTGCGTTGCTTCCACTGCGGTGATGCTCCCTGGCGTCAGAGGCATCTGCTGCTGCATTCCCTTCTCTGGTGAATACCCTGGCAGACCCGGATGCCCCGGAATGCATCCAGGTTGGTCCGGCTGGCCTGCCGTGTATCCTGGTTGACCTGGTTGTCCGTGAGCATACCCTGGTTGACCTGGTTGTCCGTGAGTATATCTAGGTTGACCTGGCTGGCCATAAGCATATCCTGGTTGGCCTGGCTGACCTTGAGCATATCCTGGTTGGCCTGGCTGACCTTGAGCATATCCTGGTTGGCCTGGCTGACTTTCTATATACCCTGGCTGACCTGGCTGAGAACCAGCCGGTCCTGATGTATAACCTGGTTGACCTGGTAGAGAGCCAGGTTGACCCGGTTTATATCCTGGTTGACCTGGTAGAGAGCCTGGTTGACCTGGTTTATATCCTGGCTGTCCTGGTACATAGCCACCAAGTTGACCAGGAATATGCTCCTGTCCTGGGATGTAGCCCTGTTCAGTTCCCTGTCCCTGTTGAAAATATATGTCTTCCATACATAGAAAGTTCAACCTTTTTACTATATATCACCCGATAAAATGCTCCAACATATTTTGAAGGACGAACTTTCATTCTCTACTCACTTTCAGAAACACTAATCTACTACAATTTctaggtaattaaaaaaaaaaaacaaaaaaaaaaacagaccttcAACCTACCTGTGGTTGCACTTGTAGATTAGCCATCCCAGCTGTAACATTATCTAGAGGCAGGTTCCTTGCCAGGCTTGTGAGGGGCCTGCTGGTGCCAAGCTTCCCACCATAAGCCTCGCTGTGTACTGGATCCTCTGGCCTGCTGGTCACATTTAGGTAAGGTTCCTCAATCATTCCACCCAGGAACTGATGGCGTGGATCCTGCCCTTTGACGTTCCCCTGGTCATCAAGCTGGTTGCCAGTTGGGCTGCTGTATTGCCCATGTGGCCCTGGGATGTTACCTTGTGGCATGTAGGAACCAGGAGGCATCATCTGACCCACTGGAGAATCAGGCTGATATCCAATATTTCCATTAGCATCAATATCACCTGTCATCAATGGAGCACTAGAGCCAGGCATCCTCTGGGAGTGCAGAGGCTGTGCCATTGAAACGGGAGCTCCAACAATTTCTTGTACCATGCCTTGTCCAGCCACTTGGGTCTTGATGCGCTCGAGGTAAGCGTGGAAGCTCTGCAACTCCTCAGGAGGCAAGTTATCACAACGCTGTGCAGCATCCATGTCATACAGGGGCAGCTGCTGCTCAAGCTGACGTTTGCGTTCTTTAGCTGCCTGAAAGTGAAAATTTACTACTATATACTTCCAATAGGGGCTATACATTCCTTTACAACATCTTATAAACAGACTTATCCAATATACTCAGTTCAACAGAAGTGTATTCAAAGCAGAGTCAGAATTCAAACGATCTGCCAACATACACACCTCAGTGCCAGCAATAGGCCTTTTCTCCACAGGAATCAAAGACATGTATCTGGAAGCCAAAGACTTCTCCACGTTTGGTGGCACCCAATCAAATTTGACATTCTCTGCTTTTCCCGTCTCTTCATTGATCATTTCCAAATTGTTTCCTGAAAGATTACCAGTCACATCAGTACTTAACCAAAGAATACTTGTCATAAAATCTATTAATTGAATTATGTTTTGTTACCCACACTAATACTTCAATCATTCTCACTTCTTTAGTTTTTACAAGAGCTACTTTGTATACTTTAGTCATATATGTTATCATCTGACATTAATACTCACACTATAATGATTATGCAAGCAAGAAACTGAACTAAGACCAAATTAGCCTTTACTCTTAATCATAAAAAACGTTGCTAACATTAAGACAAATCATCCAATTCAATCTGCTAACAGACACTtacaaaatattcacacacacacacgctttaaaAACTCCTGTTCTTCCACCCACTCCACCACTATAAATTAATCGGCCACATTACCATGGCAGTATTCCAGCTCCTCTTTCTTGGTCCGAGGCGGTCGGTCAAACAACTTGCCAATGACAATTCGTCCGATGTCTTCGTCATCCTCTTCCACTTCGTGATCATATATACCACAGCGGCAATTCATGCACAACTTTCTGTAGGGAAaaagtttgtctgtttgtttcatttcattaGCAGTGATCATTTGCAATTATAACATTTAACTCAATGCTGACtgtttgggaaatatttttaactattttttattgttattagtattgttattagcattataataattgtaatgtcaGTAATAAAATCAACAGTACTCATATTAATAGCATtcggaaaaaaaatccaacaactcaagaaaataagaaatcagGTGATGTTCAAATATTGGAAATATTGGAAAGTGTAATTGAAAATAAGGATCATACTCACAGAATCCTCCAAAAATTTTGGATATGAAATTCTGAGAAAGGGAATTCTCAAACCCCATGCTCAAACAATTATCATAACTTCAAATACTGATCAATATTGCAAGTACAAGATGTTATCAGGCACTCTGAAGgtgtaatataaagaaaacaaaacaaaacaaaaaaggtcaTGCACGGTTAGGTCAAGAAATGGTATGAACTCAAAATTCCatctagtctatatataattCTTCGTGAAACATAAAGTCAAGAAGAGAAATGCAAACACAGTAAGAAAGAGACAATGCCTCATGATGTTTGAAATCAGACAAGACCTTTcatcaaacaataaaaacaaaaaggtgtatctttctatctccgTAAATATGTTACAGTAGTCTCTTTGTAATTTTGTGCACACACTGTTATAAATATAAGGCAAACCTTCCTCTCTCCATGCTTGCCTACTTACCACCCATCCTTCCATACTGCCACCTACCCAAAGAAAAGTCAATATACTGTCATGTTGATTATCATCTTGTTATGACAATTGTATCTCATATAAGAAGCAGCCTCACATGACATTAATAATGCTCTTGTCACTTTAACCCACTGCTCCCGGGATCTTGCACTGCCCGCACTAGTTTCATTTTGTGAAATGTGCTCACACGATAAAAGAGTTATGTATTACTGTGAACATGGTATGAACAGACTCGCTGTCCCCAAAGGCAACGGGTTAAGAGAAATTATCTGCATTCTTATTCCCCAATTCTAGGATATAACAATACGTCTGTGGAACTTCATTTCTAAATATTATTTCTAGCGTCCACAAGACACTGTGAATGAAAAATGCAGAAAGCAATcaaatatcatttatcatttcctGACTGAAAACCAAATATATGGTACCGGTTAAGTTTCTTGAGATATAGATTGAATACAGATACATAACacagaattttcctttttttcttttttgtttaaccTCCTGCCATCTTTAATTAAACAATATATTCCCCAAATCAGCCAAATGGATAGCGATCACTTTAACTTTTCGCAAATCATAGGTgtcagataataattataatttgtaaataagaaaataaaatataatacataaaatttttaaatccttgATCTTGTCAACCTATTAAGTAATTTCTTTTAAGACTCGTACTTCAAAAAGCTCCCATAAACCTTAAAAAAGCCTACAGCATACAATTATTACATtagatcttccccccccccccatttctcttcctcataCCATACTATTACATATCAATTATAAAATGGGTTTCTATGTATTTTAATGACATATTCATAGTACTCTCTCCCCactttcattcatacacacaggGTAGCTGTGATAACTGCAAATTTGCATTCTGTAGCCTTAGTTTCTTTGAGACATGGGAATGAAATTTGCATTTTTTGCTACATAAGACAGAGCTCTACAAATACCAGATACCACATTCTGCCTACTTGAAATTTATTCAATCATATCTGTTTGGTGTCTGTGGAGACAGATAAGATAGAGGGTTTGAGGTTCTTAGGGGTTAACCCATAGGCTTTGTTCCTAATACATTTTTGCATACATCCACAGATTCATTATTTGCTCTATACTgagatcattattatcttaaaggTATTTTTCATGAAATCTAGAgtctatatttttcatcataagaatcagtataataatagtactaataatacctactaacaataaaaaaatatgtattgttgtataataatcataataatagaaacacTTGAATCTTTAAAACTTGACCCACAGACTTACCTCCAAAAATGTAGTTCAAATCCGGGACATTTATCTCCACATTTCTTGCACTTGGCTCCAGCCCCGATCTCATGAGCAAGCCTCGGTCGACGTTTCCTTCTATTTTCTATGTCGAAGATGTAGGGGTTGGGACGGACGCTGCTTACTTCGGCTTCGGCTGACATCTTGGCACCTAAATTCTTACTGAAAAGAGTATgatttctaataatgataatattaattgacAGGATATCTATTTGCAACATAACTTGATGAATTATGCATTATGCTCTAGCAACACAAACATAAACTTTCCTCCATACATGCCGGACAAGACTGAGCTTTTACAATAAACAGCTAAGGATATCATCAAAATTTATCCTACCAAAAGTactaatttgtgttttttttatgggcaTTGCCTTAGtctttatattcatgtattcatgcACTCCTATTTTGAAGATTCACCACAGAGAGGATTTCAGGAGTGGCATCTCTTTGCAGGAAAAGAACtgtcatatctatacacatattagAGGAAAGTGCAAGTTCTAGTATTGCACGTGATTCACTTCtagttatttaattttgtatGGCAAACATCATGATTATTGCTATAAAGATCTTATAaatttatccttcttcttccattATACGCTAATGATTGTGCATCTAGCAATCTCACACATTCTATAGGTCAAAAATTAACCATCTATATTTGTTTccatttcattcttctttttttacaggcAAATATCCTGAAAACCAATATAGGTTCAATTCAAAATTTGAAAAAGTCTAAAAAATATGATTTCAATATCTGGATCTACATAATATGTTGCTGGTAAAagctatatatacaccattaaaCAACACAGTTTGCAGTTGAATTCTCTTCATAATATTCCaaacattgaaaaatattatcaaatatataatataatataaacactataCTTCCATTTATGTGGAAACGAATGATACACACTTTTTTCCAAAAGCATTTCAAGAACGAATATGTTTAATTAGTCAACCAGTACTGTTGAGCAAAGTTTCAACCACTTACAATTTGGTGAAATACAATATATAGGACAAATTctgaatacaaaatattttatattctaaatgagcaaaatattacacattttaaaaaagagggaacATGAATCAAATGCTCTTACACCATTATCATACCAACTCTACAGAATATTTAATTAGGTCATACctaccaaaaaacaataaaaaatcactAGTTCCTTAAACACAGACTTGCCATCACCTCAAAGCAATCCTCAGAACTGGGAGTTTTGCCTCCGTCCTGCCTTATCTTATCAATAGCGATGTTTCAAAGGAAAACATATCTCATAATATATCAACAAAACCTATGACATTAATCTCCCTGGCTAACAGTACAACAAAGACGTATTTGGTGTCCAATTTGACTTTATCATTCTTCCCTTgatatctggtaattattaaaagAATATGTACAGCATAAATGTGAGGGTTATTGTTTCTTGGATGTGCGGTATTTTGATATCTTATCTAGATTACTAGATTGCTGCCGTGACTGCAACTGCTTCTCCTGCTGAATGTATTCATACATGAATGAAGTATATTAagttacatgcatatacattaagtgggtggatatatgtatatatgtatatatgtatatagtatgcatgtatgtatgtatgtatgtatgtatgtatacacacatacatacatacatacatgcatgcatgtatgtatgtatgtatgtatgtatgtatgtatgtatgtatgtatgtatgtatgtatgtatgtatatgtatgtatgtatgtacgtatgtatgtatgcatgtatatgtatgtatgtatgtatgcttgtatgtatgtatgtatgtatgtatgtatgtatgtatgtatgtatgtatgtatgtatgtatgtatgtatgtatgtatgcatatatgtgtatatgtgtatatgtgtgtgtatgtgtgtgtgtgtgtgtgtgtgtgtgtgtgtgtgtgtgtgtgtgtgtgtgtgtgtgtgtgtgtgtgtgtgtgtgtgtgtgtgtgtgtgtgtgtgtgtgtgtgtgtgtgcgagtgcataTGCATGCAGGTGTGCATGACTATGTACATGTCTAAAAGCATAGTCTCAGTGAATGTGTGCACATATAGATGAGTATTTATACCTattctatatttttgttaaaaataataagaataaagaataacagataaacaattaacaataacaaaaacaataatgataatgatcatgataataacaatatcaaaaacagtaataataataataataataataataataataataataatatataataataataatatataataatatataataataataaaataatataaaataataataataataataataataataataataataataataataaaataataataataaataataataataataatatataataatataatataataacaacaataacaatatttataagaCTATTACTAATGCTtccaataatcatgatgacaacaataataataatgataataacaataacaataacaatatcaataagcataataaaataataataataataatatataataaaatataatataatatatacatataatatatatataatataatatatatatatataatatatatataattctatatatatatatatatatatatatatataatatatatattatatatatatatatattaatatatatatatatatatctatatatattatatataattatatatatataattatatatatatatatatatatatatatatcacgccaCTCTAAGCTGCTGTATAGTCAATGCCTTTCCTCAGCTCTATCAAAGGAAGTTTGTGAAGCTGAAGTGCTTTCCCCAAGGTCTTCCGCCTCGACATCCTGGAGAGAGGGAGGTCGCGAGTTCAATGGCCtacatatatgttcattttctcGGATATACCTCTCGTCTTTGATGTTTTTTAAGGTTTGCGTTGGTTTCGTAGGTTATTGTGGTTCATGCTGAGTATAGAAAggttatgtatgttgttgttgttgttttctctctctatctatctctctctctttctctctcttttgtggttGTGGGTTAGTGGCGAGTTGGTGTCTCCTGTGATACCCTGAGAATACggcattttttgttatattgcgGCGTTTATCCCGTTTCTTTCCGAACAAATAACACGTGAATTGAGTTCTCATAAGGGGCTAATCACATGACACATCTAATCACCGAACGAAATGAGGAAATTCCCCTGAAAAGCCCGAGCACGACCCACCTACCTCGACCCCACCGCTGTAACGACGACTCTTCTCAGCGCCTTCACTCTCGCGTCACGCCGATCTACACGCTCATCGTCGCCCGGAGGAAACGCGTCGTACGGTCCTCCTCGCCCCGTGAAGTGTGAGGCTGGACGAGGCAGGGAAGCtctcaggggggagggggaaaggtttcAAACGCCACACCGCGAGGCCCGAGTCTGCGCTGTGGCCATCTTGCAGACGAAAGTATAGGCGACGTGACGCAGATGTGGGATTCAGGAGGCGATTCTCTTCGCTTTAATGGAAGGGGTATCGAGTAGGATTCGGTATCCTATACGCACCCTTGCGGTTGGCCACTCGTAAGGCTGGGATGATACCGGATCGCATGTGGGTTGGTTGGTCGCGTTGTCTATAGCGGTGGAAGTAAATGCCGATTGTATGACGTCACACGTAATGATGTCATACATATACCGAGGAAAAAAGCCAGTCAGCAAACTCCtcgtgtatctgtatatatattaactcaaTCTCATAAGGATGATACGATTTAAATGTCCTAGAACTTCGCACTTAATGAAGACGTGACATACCCTGAGCACACTGTATTAAAACTGCTGTAATCTTCAAATAAATCAAGAGTTTAATTCACATGTGCGTGCGGGTACATATGAACTGATCTTATTtgatatttcttttgttattgctttactgtttttgtttttactaccTTAAAGGCACAGAATAGCACACGATAACACAGCAAGTTTTCTGATACTATTGCATAATGTATACACACGAACGCTGAAGACGTAGGAACAGACAAACAGCCCTTTATGAAGTCCCGAGGATGTGACGCCCAATGCCGTGTGCTGGTAACCCTACTATCCAGGTTTTTAGTCTTTACTTCCTTCGCtcgtaatatctctctctctctctctctctctctctctc comes from Penaeus monodon isolate SGIC_2016 chromosome 5, NSTDA_Pmon_1, whole genome shotgun sequence and encodes:
- the LOC119572890 gene encoding testin-like codes for the protein MSAEAEVSSVRPNPYIFDIENRRKRRPRLAHEIGAGAKCKKCGDKCPGFELHFWRKLCMNCRCGIYDHEVEEDDEDIGRIVIGKLFDRPPRTKKEELEYCHGNNLEMINEETGKAENVKFDWVPPNVEKSLASRYMSLIPVEKRPIAGTEAAKERKRQLEQQLPLYDMDAAQRCDNLPPEELQSFHAYLERIKTQVAGQGMVQEIVGAPVSMAQPLHSQRMPGSSAPLMTGDIDANGNIGYQPDSPVGQMMPPGSYMPQGNIPGPHGQYSSPTGNQLDDQGNVKGQDPRHQFLGGMIEEPYLNVTSRPEDPVHSEAYGGKLGTSRPLTSLARNLPLDNVTAGMANLQVQPQGQGTEQGYIPGQEHIPGQLGGYVPGQPGYKPGQPGSLPGQPGYKPGQPGSLPGQPGYTSGPAGSQPGQPGYIESQPGQPGYAQGQPGQPGYAQGQPGQPGYAYGQPGQPRYTHGQPGQPGYAHGQPGQPGYTAGQPDQPGCIPGHPGLPGYSPEKGMQQQMPLTPGSITAVEATQAPYGARVDTLTGGSSIAPGQDVNVLFPGESQIIGSQPGSATPSGQKSKFSCQYCSLPMNVGDVAIFCERAGQDKCWHPACFCCFTCKELLADLIYFYKDGKVFCGRHFTDAAEMPRCRACDELIFGNSWTRADGYDWHIHHFSCYMCDLELAGQRYVPDKEGYPYCLPCYMACLAKMCEACEEKISPEMNRCGHRGYFYHATPQCFKCYSCKQPLMGKRFKMSKNWVFCSNECIEVAAEALAVNPNPKIKPE